One part of the Prionailurus bengalensis isolate Pbe53 chromosome B2, Fcat_Pben_1.1_paternal_pri, whole genome shotgun sequence genome encodes these proteins:
- the TULP1 gene encoding tubby-related protein 1 isoform X2 has product MPLQDDTLREVWASDSGHEEEGSDIQQRPKQRPAKGQKLRKKRTEAPESPCPEGSKPRRKPGGGRGAEPGGAPKAGRRGKPREEPAPQPPEARTPQTVYTKFLRDPEAKRDPRETFLVARARDAVDEDEEEEEEDHEEEEEEEEEEKKEKTPLPPKKPPKEKTSAGIKERRAKAQGQKGDLGSPVPPSKPLRMKKKEVPAGEGTKMRKTKKKGSGEADKDTSMSPTRVTKKSPAAMFLVGEDGPAEKARKKKGTPKGSEEERKEEEEEEEEVTKNSNQKGKAKGKGKKKAKEERAPSPPVEVDEPREFVLRPAPQGRTVRCKLTRDKKGMDRGLYPSYFLHLDTEKKVFLLAGRKRKRSKTANYLISSDPTNLSRGGENFIGKLRSNLLGNRFTVFDNGQNPHRGGGSTDVGRLRQELAAVIYETNVLGFRGPRRMTVIIPGMNTENERVPIRPRNTSDGLLVRWQNKTLESLIELHNKPPVWNEDSGSYTLNFQGRVTQASVKNFQIVHADDPDYIVLQFGRVAEDAFTLDYRYPLCALQAFAIALSSFDGKLACE; this is encoded by the exons ATGCCGCTGCAGGACGACACCCTCCGAGAGGTGTGGGCCTCGGACAG CGGACATGAGGAGGAAGGCTCGGATATCCAGCAGCGCCCCAAGCAG CGACCCGCCAAGGGGCAGAAGTTGAGGAAGAAAAGGACGGAAGCCCCCGAGTCCCCCTGCCCCGAGGGATCCAAGCCCCGGAGGAAACCTGGAGGCGGGCGGGGGGCCGAGCCCGGGGGTGCCCCCAAGG CCGGGCGGAGGGGGAAGCCGCGGGAGGAGCCCGCCCCGCAGCCGCCCGAGGCCCGGACGCCGCAGACGGTCTACACCAAGTTCCTCAGAGACCCCGAGGCCAAACGCGACCCGCGGGAAACCTTCCTGGTAGCGCGAGCCCGGGACGCAGTAGACG aggatgaggaggaagaagaggaagaccatgaagaggaagaggaagaggaggaggaggaaaagaaagagaaaacccctCTGCCTCCCAAGAAGCCTCCTAAAGAGAAGACTTCCGCAGGCATCAAGGAGAGGAGGGCCAAGGCCCAGGGTCAGAAGG GGGACCTGGGAAGCCCTGTCCCCCCATCCAAACCTCTTCGAATGAAGAAGAAGGAggtaccagcaggggaggggaccaagatgagaaagacaaagaagaaag GGTCTGGGGAGGCTGACAAGGACACCTCAATGAGCCCGACCAGAGTGACAAAGAAGAGCCCAGCAGCCATGTTTCTGGTGGGGGAAGATGGCCCCGCTGAGAAAGCTCGGAAGAAGAAAG GCACTCCCAAAGGctcagaagaggagaggaaggaggaagaggaagaggaggaagaagtgaCAAAGAACAGCAATCAGAAAGGCAAAGcgaaaggaaaaggcaaaaag AAAGCG aaggaggagagagccCCATCTCCACCCGTGGAAGTGGATGAACCCCGGGAGTTTGTGCTTCGGCCTGCCCCTCAGGGCCGGACAGTTCGCTGCAAGCTGACCCGGGACAAGAAGGGCATGGATCGGGGCCTGTATCCCTCCTACTTCCTGCACCTGGACACAGAGAAGAAG GTGTTCCTCTTGGCTGGCAGGAAGCGGAAACGTAGCAAGACGGCCAATTACCTCATCTCCAGCGACCCTACCAATCTGTCTCGAGGAGGGGAGAATTTCATTGGGAAGCTGAG GTCCAATCTCCTGGGCAACCGCTTCACCGTCTTTGACAACGGGCAGAACCCGCACCGCGGAGGAGGCAGCACTGATGTGGGGCGCCTTCGGCAGGAGCTGGCAGCTGTGATCTAT GAAACCAACGTGTTGGGCTTCCGAGGTCCCCGGCGCATGACGGTCATCATCCCAGGCATGAATACGGAGAACGAGAGGGTCCCCATCCGGCCGCGAAAT ACCAGCGATGGGTTGCTGGTGCGCTGGCAAAACAAGACACTGGAGAGCCTCATCGAGCTGCACAACAAGCCCCCCGTCTGGAATGAAGACAGCGGCTCCTACACCCTCAACTTCCAAGGCCGAGTCACACAGGCCTCCGTCAAGAACTTCCAGATTGTTCACGCCGATGACC CCGACTACATTGTACTGCAGTTCGGCCGCGTGGCCGAGGACGCCTTCACCCTAGACTACCGGTACCCGCTGTGCGCCCTGCAGGCCTTCGCCATCGCCCTCTCCAGTTTCGATGGGAAGCTGGCCTGCGAATGA
- the TULP1 gene encoding tubby-related protein 1 isoform X3, which yields MPLQDDTLREVWASDSGHEEEGSDIQQRPKQQRPAKGQKLRKKRTEAPESPCPEGSKPRRKPGGGRGAEPGGAPKAGRRGKPREEPAPQPPEARTPQTVYTKFLRDPEAKRDPRETFLVARARDAVDEDEEEEEEDHEEEEEEEEEEKKEKTPLPPKKPPKEKTSAGIKERRAKAQGQKGDLGSPVPPSKPLRMKKKEVPAGEGTKMRKTKKKGSGEADKDTSMSPTRVTKKSPAAMFLVGEDGPAEKARKKKGTPKGSEEERKEEEEEEEEVTKNSNQKGKAKGKGKKKEERAPSPPVEVDEPREFVLRPAPQGRTVRCKLTRDKKGMDRGLYPSYFLHLDTEKKVFLLAGRKRKRSKTANYLISSDPTNLSRGGENFIGKLRSNLLGNRFTVFDNGQNPHRGGGSTDVGRLRQELAAVIYETNVLGFRGPRRMTVIIPGMNTENERVPIRPRNTSDGLLVRWQNKTLESLIELHNKPPVWNEDSGSYTLNFQGRVTQASVKNFQIVHADDPDYIVLQFGRVAEDAFTLDYRYPLCALQAFAIALSSFDGKLACE from the exons ATGCCGCTGCAGGACGACACCCTCCGAGAGGTGTGGGCCTCGGACAG CGGACATGAGGAGGAAGGCTCGGATATCCAGCAGCGCCCCAAGCAG CAGCGACCCGCCAAGGGGCAGAAGTTGAGGAAGAAAAGGACGGAAGCCCCCGAGTCCCCCTGCCCCGAGGGATCCAAGCCCCGGAGGAAACCTGGAGGCGGGCGGGGGGCCGAGCCCGGGGGTGCCCCCAAGG CCGGGCGGAGGGGGAAGCCGCGGGAGGAGCCCGCCCCGCAGCCGCCCGAGGCCCGGACGCCGCAGACGGTCTACACCAAGTTCCTCAGAGACCCCGAGGCCAAACGCGACCCGCGGGAAACCTTCCTGGTAGCGCGAGCCCGGGACGCAGTAGACG aggatgaggaggaagaagaggaagaccatgaagaggaagaggaagaggaggaggaggaaaagaaagagaaaacccctCTGCCTCCCAAGAAGCCTCCTAAAGAGAAGACTTCCGCAGGCATCAAGGAGAGGAGGGCCAAGGCCCAGGGTCAGAAGG GGGACCTGGGAAGCCCTGTCCCCCCATCCAAACCTCTTCGAATGAAGAAGAAGGAggtaccagcaggggaggggaccaagatgagaaagacaaagaagaaag GGTCTGGGGAGGCTGACAAGGACACCTCAATGAGCCCGACCAGAGTGACAAAGAAGAGCCCAGCAGCCATGTTTCTGGTGGGGGAAGATGGCCCCGCTGAGAAAGCTCGGAAGAAGAAAG GCACTCCCAAAGGctcagaagaggagaggaaggaggaagaggaagaggaggaagaagtgaCAAAGAACAGCAATCAGAAAGGCAAAGcgaaaggaaaaggcaaaaag aaggaggagagagccCCATCTCCACCCGTGGAAGTGGATGAACCCCGGGAGTTTGTGCTTCGGCCTGCCCCTCAGGGCCGGACAGTTCGCTGCAAGCTGACCCGGGACAAGAAGGGCATGGATCGGGGCCTGTATCCCTCCTACTTCCTGCACCTGGACACAGAGAAGAAG GTGTTCCTCTTGGCTGGCAGGAAGCGGAAACGTAGCAAGACGGCCAATTACCTCATCTCCAGCGACCCTACCAATCTGTCTCGAGGAGGGGAGAATTTCATTGGGAAGCTGAG GTCCAATCTCCTGGGCAACCGCTTCACCGTCTTTGACAACGGGCAGAACCCGCACCGCGGAGGAGGCAGCACTGATGTGGGGCGCCTTCGGCAGGAGCTGGCAGCTGTGATCTAT GAAACCAACGTGTTGGGCTTCCGAGGTCCCCGGCGCATGACGGTCATCATCCCAGGCATGAATACGGAGAACGAGAGGGTCCCCATCCGGCCGCGAAAT ACCAGCGATGGGTTGCTGGTGCGCTGGCAAAACAAGACACTGGAGAGCCTCATCGAGCTGCACAACAAGCCCCCCGTCTGGAATGAAGACAGCGGCTCCTACACCCTCAACTTCCAAGGCCGAGTCACACAGGCCTCCGTCAAGAACTTCCAGATTGTTCACGCCGATGACC CCGACTACATTGTACTGCAGTTCGGCCGCGTGGCCGAGGACGCCTTCACCCTAGACTACCGGTACCCGCTGTGCGCCCTGCAGGCCTTCGCCATCGCCCTCTCCAGTTTCGATGGGAAGCTGGCCTGCGAATGA
- the TULP1 gene encoding tubby-related protein 1 isoform X1 yields the protein MPLQDDTLREVWASDSGHEEEGSDIQQRPKQQRPAKGQKLRKKRTEAPESPCPEGSKPRRKPGGGRGAEPGGAPKAGRRGKPREEPAPQPPEARTPQTVYTKFLRDPEAKRDPRETFLVARARDAVDEDEEEEEEDHEEEEEEEEEEKKEKTPLPPKKPPKEKTSAGIKERRAKAQGQKGDLGSPVPPSKPLRMKKKEVPAGEGTKMRKTKKKGSGEADKDTSMSPTRVTKKSPAAMFLVGEDGPAEKARKKKGTPKGSEEERKEEEEEEEEVTKNSNQKGKAKGKGKKKAKEERAPSPPVEVDEPREFVLRPAPQGRTVRCKLTRDKKGMDRGLYPSYFLHLDTEKKVFLLAGRKRKRSKTANYLISSDPTNLSRGGENFIGKLRSNLLGNRFTVFDNGQNPHRGGGSTDVGRLRQELAAVIYETNVLGFRGPRRMTVIIPGMNTENERVPIRPRNTSDGLLVRWQNKTLESLIELHNKPPVWNEDSGSYTLNFQGRVTQASVKNFQIVHADDPDYIVLQFGRVAEDAFTLDYRYPLCALQAFAIALSSFDGKLACE from the exons ATGCCGCTGCAGGACGACACCCTCCGAGAGGTGTGGGCCTCGGACAG CGGACATGAGGAGGAAGGCTCGGATATCCAGCAGCGCCCCAAGCAG CAGCGACCCGCCAAGGGGCAGAAGTTGAGGAAGAAAAGGACGGAAGCCCCCGAGTCCCCCTGCCCCGAGGGATCCAAGCCCCGGAGGAAACCTGGAGGCGGGCGGGGGGCCGAGCCCGGGGGTGCCCCCAAGG CCGGGCGGAGGGGGAAGCCGCGGGAGGAGCCCGCCCCGCAGCCGCCCGAGGCCCGGACGCCGCAGACGGTCTACACCAAGTTCCTCAGAGACCCCGAGGCCAAACGCGACCCGCGGGAAACCTTCCTGGTAGCGCGAGCCCGGGACGCAGTAGACG aggatgaggaggaagaagaggaagaccatgaagaggaagaggaagaggaggaggaggaaaagaaagagaaaacccctCTGCCTCCCAAGAAGCCTCCTAAAGAGAAGACTTCCGCAGGCATCAAGGAGAGGAGGGCCAAGGCCCAGGGTCAGAAGG GGGACCTGGGAAGCCCTGTCCCCCCATCCAAACCTCTTCGAATGAAGAAGAAGGAggtaccagcaggggaggggaccaagatgagaaagacaaagaagaaag GGTCTGGGGAGGCTGACAAGGACACCTCAATGAGCCCGACCAGAGTGACAAAGAAGAGCCCAGCAGCCATGTTTCTGGTGGGGGAAGATGGCCCCGCTGAGAAAGCTCGGAAGAAGAAAG GCACTCCCAAAGGctcagaagaggagaggaaggaggaagaggaagaggaggaagaagtgaCAAAGAACAGCAATCAGAAAGGCAAAGcgaaaggaaaaggcaaaaag AAAGCG aaggaggagagagccCCATCTCCACCCGTGGAAGTGGATGAACCCCGGGAGTTTGTGCTTCGGCCTGCCCCTCAGGGCCGGACAGTTCGCTGCAAGCTGACCCGGGACAAGAAGGGCATGGATCGGGGCCTGTATCCCTCCTACTTCCTGCACCTGGACACAGAGAAGAAG GTGTTCCTCTTGGCTGGCAGGAAGCGGAAACGTAGCAAGACGGCCAATTACCTCATCTCCAGCGACCCTACCAATCTGTCTCGAGGAGGGGAGAATTTCATTGGGAAGCTGAG GTCCAATCTCCTGGGCAACCGCTTCACCGTCTTTGACAACGGGCAGAACCCGCACCGCGGAGGAGGCAGCACTGATGTGGGGCGCCTTCGGCAGGAGCTGGCAGCTGTGATCTAT GAAACCAACGTGTTGGGCTTCCGAGGTCCCCGGCGCATGACGGTCATCATCCCAGGCATGAATACGGAGAACGAGAGGGTCCCCATCCGGCCGCGAAAT ACCAGCGATGGGTTGCTGGTGCGCTGGCAAAACAAGACACTGGAGAGCCTCATCGAGCTGCACAACAAGCCCCCCGTCTGGAATGAAGACAGCGGCTCCTACACCCTCAACTTCCAAGGCCGAGTCACACAGGCCTCCGTCAAGAACTTCCAGATTGTTCACGCCGATGACC CCGACTACATTGTACTGCAGTTCGGCCGCGTGGCCGAGGACGCCTTCACCCTAGACTACCGGTACCCGCTGTGCGCCCTGCAGGCCTTCGCCATCGCCCTCTCCAGTTTCGATGGGAAGCTGGCCTGCGAATGA
- the TULP1 gene encoding tubby-related protein 1 isoform X4 codes for MKAGEDPHGEEPEGAAARAPAPSEEGVWPCLTPASRLSRAEGEAAGGARPAAARGPDAADGLHQVPQRPRGQTRPAGNLPGSASPGRSRRRASRLWLSFPRNLEGTEPPANGTHPSPHYEEFLPTEDEEEEEEDHEEEEEEEEEEKKEKTPLPPKKPPKEKTSAGIKERRAKAQGQKGDLGSPVPPSKPLRMKKKEVPAGEGTKMRKTKKKGSGEADKDTSMSPTRVTKKSPAAMFLVGEDGPAEKARKKKGTPKGSEEERKEEEEEEEEVTKNSNQKGKAKGKGKKKAKEERAPSPPVEVDEPREFVLRPAPQGRTVRCKLTRDKKGMDRGLYPSYFLHLDTEKKVFLLAGRKRKRSKTANYLISSDPTNLSRGGENFIGKLRSNLLGNRFTVFDNGQNPHRGGGSTDVGRLRQELAAVIYETNVLGFRGPRRMTVIIPGMNTENERVPIRPRNTSDGLLVRWQNKTLESLIELHNKPPVWNEDSGSYTLNFQGRVTQASVKNFQIVHADDPDYIVLQFGRVAEDAFTLDYRYPLCALQAFAIALSSFDGKLACE; via the exons ATGAAAGCCGGGGAAGATCCCCACGGCGAGGAGCCGGAGGGGGCAGCGGCCAGGGCTCCGGCGCCGTCGGAGGAGGGGGTCTGGCCCTGCCTGACCCCGGCCTCTCGGCTCAGCCGGGCGGAGGGGGAAGCCGCGGGAGGAGCCCGCCCCGCAGCCGCCCGAGGCCCGGACGCCGCAGACGGTCTACACCAAGTTCCTCAGAGACCCCGAGGCCAAACGCGACCCGCGGGAAACCTTCCTGGTAGCGCGAGCCCGGGACGCAGTAGACG GAGAGCCTCCCGCCTCTGGCTCTCATTTCCCAGGAATCTGGAGGGGACTGAGCCCCCAGCTAATGGGACACATCCCAGCCCCCATTATGAGGAGTTTCTGCCTacagaggatgaggaggaagaagaggaagaccatgaagaggaagaggaagaggaggaggaggaaaagaaagagaaaacccctCTGCCTCCCAAGAAGCCTCCTAAAGAGAAGACTTCCGCAGGCATCAAGGAGAGGAGGGCCAAGGCCCAGGGTCAGAAGG GGGACCTGGGAAGCCCTGTCCCCCCATCCAAACCTCTTCGAATGAAGAAGAAGGAggtaccagcaggggaggggaccaagatgagaaagacaaagaagaaag GGTCTGGGGAGGCTGACAAGGACACCTCAATGAGCCCGACCAGAGTGACAAAGAAGAGCCCAGCAGCCATGTTTCTGGTGGGGGAAGATGGCCCCGCTGAGAAAGCTCGGAAGAAGAAAG GCACTCCCAAAGGctcagaagaggagaggaaggaggaagaggaagaggaggaagaagtgaCAAAGAACAGCAATCAGAAAGGCAAAGcgaaaggaaaaggcaaaaag AAAGCG aaggaggagagagccCCATCTCCACCCGTGGAAGTGGATGAACCCCGGGAGTTTGTGCTTCGGCCTGCCCCTCAGGGCCGGACAGTTCGCTGCAAGCTGACCCGGGACAAGAAGGGCATGGATCGGGGCCTGTATCCCTCCTACTTCCTGCACCTGGACACAGAGAAGAAG GTGTTCCTCTTGGCTGGCAGGAAGCGGAAACGTAGCAAGACGGCCAATTACCTCATCTCCAGCGACCCTACCAATCTGTCTCGAGGAGGGGAGAATTTCATTGGGAAGCTGAG GTCCAATCTCCTGGGCAACCGCTTCACCGTCTTTGACAACGGGCAGAACCCGCACCGCGGAGGAGGCAGCACTGATGTGGGGCGCCTTCGGCAGGAGCTGGCAGCTGTGATCTAT GAAACCAACGTGTTGGGCTTCCGAGGTCCCCGGCGCATGACGGTCATCATCCCAGGCATGAATACGGAGAACGAGAGGGTCCCCATCCGGCCGCGAAAT ACCAGCGATGGGTTGCTGGTGCGCTGGCAAAACAAGACACTGGAGAGCCTCATCGAGCTGCACAACAAGCCCCCCGTCTGGAATGAAGACAGCGGCTCCTACACCCTCAACTTCCAAGGCCGAGTCACACAGGCCTCCGTCAAGAACTTCCAGATTGTTCACGCCGATGACC CCGACTACATTGTACTGCAGTTCGGCCGCGTGGCCGAGGACGCCTTCACCCTAGACTACCGGTACCCGCTGTGCGCCCTGCAGGCCTTCGCCATCGCCCTCTCCAGTTTCGATGGGAAGCTGGCCTGCGAATGA
- the TULP1 gene encoding tubby-related protein 1 isoform X5 yields the protein MKAGEDPHGEEPEGAAARAPAPSEEGVWPCLTPASRLSRAEGEAAGGARPAAARGPDAADGLHQVPQRPRGQTRPAGNLPGSASPGRSRRNLEGTEPPANGTHPSPHYEEFLPTEDEEEEEEDHEEEEEEEEEEKKEKTPLPPKKPPKEKTSAGIKERRAKAQGQKGDLGSPVPPSKPLRMKKKEVPAGEGTKMRKTKKKGSGEADKDTSMSPTRVTKKSPAAMFLVGEDGPAEKARKKKGTPKGSEEERKEEEEEEEEVTKNSNQKGKAKGKGKKKAKEERAPSPPVEVDEPREFVLRPAPQGRTVRCKLTRDKKGMDRGLYPSYFLHLDTEKKVFLLAGRKRKRSKTANYLISSDPTNLSRGGENFIGKLRSNLLGNRFTVFDNGQNPHRGGGSTDVGRLRQELAAVIYETNVLGFRGPRRMTVIIPGMNTENERVPIRPRNTSDGLLVRWQNKTLESLIELHNKPPVWNEDSGSYTLNFQGRVTQASVKNFQIVHADDPDYIVLQFGRVAEDAFTLDYRYPLCALQAFAIALSSFDGKLACE from the exons ATGAAAGCCGGGGAAGATCCCCACGGCGAGGAGCCGGAGGGGGCAGCGGCCAGGGCTCCGGCGCCGTCGGAGGAGGGGGTCTGGCCCTGCCTGACCCCGGCCTCTCGGCTCAGCCGGGCGGAGGGGGAAGCCGCGGGAGGAGCCCGCCCCGCAGCCGCCCGAGGCCCGGACGCCGCAGACGGTCTACACCAAGTTCCTCAGAGACCCCGAGGCCAAACGCGACCCGCGGGAAACCTTCCTGGTAGCGCGAGCCCGGGACGCAGTAGACG GAATCTGGAGGGGACTGAGCCCCCAGCTAATGGGACACATCCCAGCCCCCATTATGAGGAGTTTCTGCCTacagaggatgaggaggaagaagaggaagaccatgaagaggaagaggaagaggaggaggaggaaaagaaagagaaaacccctCTGCCTCCCAAGAAGCCTCCTAAAGAGAAGACTTCCGCAGGCATCAAGGAGAGGAGGGCCAAGGCCCAGGGTCAGAAGG GGGACCTGGGAAGCCCTGTCCCCCCATCCAAACCTCTTCGAATGAAGAAGAAGGAggtaccagcaggggaggggaccaagatgagaaagacaaagaagaaag GGTCTGGGGAGGCTGACAAGGACACCTCAATGAGCCCGACCAGAGTGACAAAGAAGAGCCCAGCAGCCATGTTTCTGGTGGGGGAAGATGGCCCCGCTGAGAAAGCTCGGAAGAAGAAAG GCACTCCCAAAGGctcagaagaggagaggaaggaggaagaggaagaggaggaagaagtgaCAAAGAACAGCAATCAGAAAGGCAAAGcgaaaggaaaaggcaaaaag AAAGCG aaggaggagagagccCCATCTCCACCCGTGGAAGTGGATGAACCCCGGGAGTTTGTGCTTCGGCCTGCCCCTCAGGGCCGGACAGTTCGCTGCAAGCTGACCCGGGACAAGAAGGGCATGGATCGGGGCCTGTATCCCTCCTACTTCCTGCACCTGGACACAGAGAAGAAG GTGTTCCTCTTGGCTGGCAGGAAGCGGAAACGTAGCAAGACGGCCAATTACCTCATCTCCAGCGACCCTACCAATCTGTCTCGAGGAGGGGAGAATTTCATTGGGAAGCTGAG GTCCAATCTCCTGGGCAACCGCTTCACCGTCTTTGACAACGGGCAGAACCCGCACCGCGGAGGAGGCAGCACTGATGTGGGGCGCCTTCGGCAGGAGCTGGCAGCTGTGATCTAT GAAACCAACGTGTTGGGCTTCCGAGGTCCCCGGCGCATGACGGTCATCATCCCAGGCATGAATACGGAGAACGAGAGGGTCCCCATCCGGCCGCGAAAT ACCAGCGATGGGTTGCTGGTGCGCTGGCAAAACAAGACACTGGAGAGCCTCATCGAGCTGCACAACAAGCCCCCCGTCTGGAATGAAGACAGCGGCTCCTACACCCTCAACTTCCAAGGCCGAGTCACACAGGCCTCCGTCAAGAACTTCCAGATTGTTCACGCCGATGACC CCGACTACATTGTACTGCAGTTCGGCCGCGTGGCCGAGGACGCCTTCACCCTAGACTACCGGTACCCGCTGTGCGCCCTGCAGGCCTTCGCCATCGCCCTCTCCAGTTTCGATGGGAAGCTGGCCTGCGAATGA